In Deltaproteobacteria bacterium, a single genomic region encodes these proteins:
- a CDS encoding glutathione S-transferase family protein yields the protein MGHVEEGRWVRADGFPSDRGGAYARPASKFRCTLGAQDVAAGRYHLYASYACPWAHRTLIARALGGLESAISLSIVNPFMGEDGWTFAPADGVIVDPIHGAEFLWQVYVAAQPDYTGRVTVPILWDRERNSIVCNESRDILRMLTTVFAPIGRASVELSPPALRERIDAVIDRNYDAINNGVYRAGFARNQESYEAAVVPLFAALDAWERELEHQRFTCGDQLTEADICLFTTLVRFDAVYHGHFKCNVRRIVDYPNLWGFVRDVYQTPGVAATVRLDHIKQHYYRSHGHINPTRVVPVGPALDLDAPHGRGG from the coding sequence ATGGGACACGTCGAAGAGGGGCGCTGGGTGCGGGCGGATGGCTTTCCGAGCGATCGCGGGGGTGCCTACGCGCGACCCGCGAGCAAGTTCCGGTGCACGTTGGGAGCGCAGGACGTGGCCGCCGGCCGCTATCATCTCTACGCGTCGTACGCGTGCCCGTGGGCCCATCGCACGCTCATCGCCCGTGCGCTCGGCGGGCTCGAGTCGGCGATCTCGCTGTCCATCGTGAACCCCTTCATGGGCGAGGATGGCTGGACATTCGCACCCGCCGACGGGGTCATCGTCGATCCGATCCACGGCGCGGAGTTCCTGTGGCAGGTCTACGTCGCGGCGCAGCCGGACTACACCGGCCGCGTCACGGTGCCGATCCTCTGGGATCGCGAGCGCAACAGCATCGTCTGCAACGAGTCGCGCGACATCCTGCGCATGCTGACGACGGTGTTCGCCCCCATCGGTCGCGCCAGCGTCGAGCTCTCCCCACCCGCGCTGCGCGAGCGCATCGATGCCGTCATCGATCGCAACTACGACGCGATCAACAACGGCGTGTATCGGGCCGGCTTCGCGCGCAATCAGGAGTCCTACGAGGCTGCGGTGGTGCCGTTGTTCGCGGCCCTGGACGCGTGGGAGCGCGAGCTCGAGCACCAGCGGTTCACCTGCGGTGACCAGCTCACCGAGGCGGACATCTGCCTGTTCACGACCCTGGTGCGCTTCGATGCCGTGTACCACGGCCACTTCAAGTGCAACGTGCGGCGGATCGTCGACTACCCCAACCTGTGGGGCTTCGTTCGCGACGTCTACCAGACCCCCGGCGTGGCGGCGACGGTGCGGCTCGATCACATCAAGCAGCACTACTATCGCAGCCACGGGCACATCAATCCCACCCGCGTGGTTCCGGTCGGCCCCGCGCTCGACCTCGACGCGCCCCACGGTCGCGGCGGCTGA